tatatcttactattattataaatgcgaatatttagatggatggatgtttgttagaaagtatctctaaaacgactcaacagatctcgataaaatttgtcacagatgtaaaGCATCTGAaagtacacataggctacttattacgtttttttctaattccgcgTGGATGAGTCGCAGGCAACCGCTAGTAGATTATAAGTCTTACCTAATTCTTCCTCCATCTACTCTTTCTTGTCTTCTTGGATCACTGATGACAGATACAGAAGTTTCTCCAATTTCATGTCTCTTCTTATGTTTCCTAGGCTTGCTatgtctataaaaaaaatcagaatgTCAAAAGTTATaatcactttttaaatttattgataaaaaataaatacgtaattttttttttaaataatatatgatcattttataattattttttatattctctaAATAAAgtcaagtaaattttttttataaagttgctCACGTCCGTTTTTTGTTATGTTCTTTCCTTTCAGTTTTATGTTTCCGCCTCTTTCTATATACAGAGCCGTTCCCCTCTTCAACGGTCTCCAAATGTAACACGTATAGTCTGTAGATTTGTAGCAAAATAAcctaaacaatacaatttagataaaatttcaacatttcaaagcattttaaataattaatttagaaaacaaacaaaGATTTCTGAACAATCGTAACTAAATGTTaaactgtaaatttaatatttttaaagttatttaagagaaatttttttataaagaaaaatccaaactaaaatattttatccgtctcattatcattgaaaaaaaaaacaaattattagaaaataatcggcaaaagaaataaataagtcgATCCATTGGTTTGCTCCTATCGTTTATAAATAGCAAAATTTTGATCCAGAACAACTTACCAAAGTATTCTTACAGGTGAAgaatatattcatataatttataattttataatgcgCTATAATTAATAACCTAAATGCAAGGAATGGCGCGTCTTGTAGTGCTATATTCATTATTATAGCGCACACTTCTATTGAACAACAACATGCACGGCTTGAGTTCCtgtgagaaaaaaatattgtaacaatccGCCTCATTTTCgcataaaaacttatatatattgttaaatttaaaagataatttcaacatttataAGCAAGTGAAGCACGTCGTGAGCGAAACAGATGTAAAGTGTCGTAACTCGTTTTTTGGTGATAGTAAGTTTTTGTGCTTTTCGAACTCTgctaaacaacatttttatgttttcgaaatattgtttaaatcatcagattatgaataaaatatactctTATCTGAATAATAAGAACACTTGTATACTATTAAggtagattaaaataattttcttgaaatatcttattttttgaCTTACGTTTATATACATAAGGAGCCATggaaaatttaacttaatttaaattcttacaaCCGTTCCAACCTAGTTATAGGTTCGACTACACAACCGTACCTTGCACCATGCAGCTTTTGTCCCACATATCAAagttagtgatgcaacggatgtctgtttccgtttccgcaagtgcggaagttccgcacccttttcaacatccgtttctgtttctgtttccgcaacttttataacggagataaaacggaactttacgacacctgagagatccaaatgcgcagcgcgagacgcgcagtccgcgcgcggcctttcggcacttgtcgcatttgtttgtttacgtactttttcgtgaatttaagcgcgtaatattttctgctgctgtttgaaacaatcagcttctcttgctggagttgactgtctagttgttgcccatataaaatttgacaactggcaaaatgtgactatttcatacttacgagttattaaatgtgcttttgaataagtgataaccatgcaaaatatcatcatcattattatcatcagctcactatacatccccactgaggggctcggagcctaccccaaattaggggtgattaggccatagtcaaccacacaggcccagagcgggttgacttcacatatatcattgaattttttctcagatatgtgcaggcagcatcactatgttttccttcatcgtaagaacgtcggataaatgtacatatctaaatcgaaaaacacattggtacatggcgggattcgaacccaggacctgcagattgcaagtcaagtgccacgagccaccgacgcctaataattatatctttttctaatctagattatttgatacttagcacattcactgtttacaaaataaaaaagtttttcatcaaattccagagtattgagtaaaacatgtaaggatactaatcaaaaccagcttttatcttcGCGGTTaaagatcttgtaacatttcatacacacccacacatTCACACATGTGTCATAGCATTGTCACTACATTATTCCCACAACAAGAAGAGCTGGACTACGAAATACCCGCAAACGCCGTCGAAGTCCCTGCAATCACGAACGAGGAATTCGTAGGCGCATACAACGCAATAAAGAATAAGAAGGCGCCGGGTATGGATCGCATCCCTAACGTAGCTCTGAAGGCGGCAATGAAGGGAGAGCAAAATGGGTTTCAGGAGGTATTTAacagtggtcagcagtgaatgtattaataaaaaaatgtatttgttgttagtcaacacgagtggtttagcgaacattaatttttaaatagtgtaattttgtttcctgaaaataaattaaaaaaaaacacgtattttaacttattgcagaacagtaaaaatacatacattgaaggctaaaggacaccgatatccaatgccttaataaattaaaaacgaatacaaactgattttacaaaaaaaaaatttttataaatgtttttttttttataatttacacttctgtttccgcatccgtttccgtttccgtttctgctaaaatttatttttgacatctgtttccgtttctggttccggtaagacacttccgttgcatcactaatcaAAGTGGCAAAAAAAAGACATTGTAATGGCGTGCATGATGTGTGTATGAAAGCGAGCgtgcatttaaattatacgtacATGTCAGACCTATGTGCGGTGCCCCTGGTCTTCCTCGATTTTGTCGCAGTCAGGACAACGGTGAACTGGACTAGAGACCAGGACCAGATGGCCAGTGTGAGTAGGACCAGGACCTTCTCGGTGGCCACTTTCTCGTCTTTGAAGGAATCGAAGAACTCGATTATATCTGCAGCGGTGCCTgagataagaaatatttattaacaacctGTACAGAACATTggtatctctgtttttttttttcaaagatactGAAAGGAATGTCAATATATCTACCTAACCAATCGTCTCACTTACCAATATAAACCAGTAACAATTGACTGAGCTGATCTCTTGTCAGATCGCCTTTAGGCAACAGCCAGCGACCCACAATCAAAGTGAGCATCAAAAACTGCTCGATTAACGTTACCCACATATCCGTAGGTATCTTGGTAGCTCCAGGTAGTGGGATACCAGTCTATGAAcaaggaaaatataattaaatagggCAACACAACTTacgaagtggatttgacggggGGAGGACATGTACAAATAGATCTGTCTCTTTCATGTAACGAAATGAGCATTTACGTGACCTTGAAACCACTGACTTTACACAAAAGCAAGtgatttaagaaaattgtacTTTACCTCTATAAAAGTAAGGTTTGCTTTCTTCTGCAGTCTCAGGTCTACTTTGTGGAGTTCTAGTAGCCATATCGCTGGCACTACCAGACCCAAATAGATAAAGACGGATGGACAGAACCTGTACATTAGAATCAGCTGTAGTACGGatgagaaaaacatttttggaacgaagttccttatcgcgcgttgtgaaagggggctaaacggaaaaaattcttacgaaaagttgtcacgacactttttgctatagtaagtatgttaacgacgaatgagcgctacttcaccatggcaacgacgtgacaatatataacgaaaattcatagaaataaaatgtacttcttgtgaagacttaagttttttattcatagaataaacattggttccttcactaattaatcgaaaggaacttcgttccatccgggtgtcccttgacacctctcaagttttttttattcattaaaaaaggaCTCACTGTACCTATATGACACTCAGGAAAAGAATACGATTCTGATGACATGTTACTCGTCAAAAAGTGGCAAATTCCgtaaagtttggatgtatgaatgttaAACTCATGACTCCAAAACGGTTGtatggatctggatgaaattagaaactattacaaatacaatttttctaACTGTTATGAGCCTCGGGGATGTAACAGAACGACAACCAATGTAACGTCTTTATAAGGGTACTTTTTGATAGATTAATAAAGCTTTCTAAATAAGGTGCGGCTGAGAAATGTTGACTCAGTATACCCATTAACAACATCCTGTTCCTGttataatagatggcgctgtcaTCGCGGACAGTTTTAGCAAATTGCGTAATTATACCGCCTCTAACATGTtccaaataaatgttaaaactatGGATAATACGCATTTTACTATAAAACCTTGGACGATTTGCAAGTAATTCCTCCATCCGGATTACAAAACCTAGAaaaatagtctatgtgttcttccagactgttctaCGTCTGTAACAAATgtcataaagatccgttgaaccgttccgtacataccttcaaacaaacatccatctatccatctaaacattcgcatttacgagtataatattagtaagataaaaacttgagaggtgtcaagggacacccggatggaacgaagttcctttcgattaattagtgaaggaaccaatgtttattctatgaataaaaaacttaagtcttcacaagaagtacattttatttctatgaatttttgttatataatgtcacgtcgttgccatggtgaagtagcgctcattcgtctttaacatacttactatagcaaaaagtgtcgtgacaacttttcgtaagaaatttttccgtctagccccctttcacaacgcgcgataagaaacttcgttccaataaggTGGTCATATGTTtactaaacatttttagaaTGGGATTTACATCTTAATCTTactgtcttactaatattattaacgcgaaattttagatggatgtttgttaaaatttatctccagaacagctcaacgaacttcactgaaatttggcatagacgtagaacatagcctaGAACACAGACAacgaattaagtttttattaattacgcgGGCAAATGGTAGACGTTGCAAGAAGCACATTCTGTTGACAATAGTCTTGGATATTTGATAATTGAATTGTCTAgggacattttaaaatatgtatttatgttcTACTTTTTTACGAtctttcaatataataattgttctCACAtctgtttgttatttaatgttacgTTAATAAGCTTTCTACTTCGCTGGTCATTCATAAAGCCTTCAAATGTCAGACTAACGGGGCGACAATATTAAAAGGTCAAACATAGaacaaaagtatttaaatataacctaatagttgacatatgtaaattaaaagatatatgaaaaatacaggattcaatcttacttatattataaactagcttttacccgcgactccgtccgcgcgaaataaaaaatagaaaacggggtaaaaattatcctatgtccgtttcctggttctaagatacctgcctaccaattttcagtcaaatcgattcagctgttcttgagttataaatagtgtaactaacacgactttcttttatatatatagatgcgaatatttgaatgaatggatgggtggatggatgtttgttaataggtatctccagagaggctcaacggatcttgatgaaaggcatagatgtagaacatagtctggaagaacacatagactactatttaagttttttttattaattccgcgcggatggagtcacAGGCAACAGATagtttattgaataatatacgagctctttttccttttttataaaaattatcttgcTTCTCTCTCATGTAACGAAGTgtgtaaatgtataatttaaaggaatctttaatattatagtcatttttattttatctatgttgATTGTTGacaaatttgttacaaaaaaagtaactGATAACACGTAGAACggaattttactataaaaccacaaaaaaaatcttttctttttttctggctttaaaaaataaattttctctaTCAAAAACTTACCATTTCCACTCCTGATTATCCTTGATTGTAAGAGTAAAGACTCCTTCaaagattaataataatataggtGATGCTAAATACCAGTACTCTATGCTGTTTTTAAACACTGTCACTTGCCATATAGCAATTATGCCATGACAAGCAAACACCAATCTTGTTATAACGGCTTTTATTGTAGCCAACACTTTACCAACATtcgccattttgtttttaatttaatgattttaaatgcgaccctgtgttttaaattaaatttaaagattttttgatTCCGACCCTGCGCTGGTTtgacagttattttaaaaaaaaaaaaaaaggcactgatttttaatttttatgattctaaagaaaaaaaaatagtcttattaaatgtgtttgattctcgtaaattatgaaaagaaattaaaacagttcATCAATtggaattgttttttataaaattgttgaaatttaatctattatttaaaaacatttttatcgaAAAATTCTCcttttttcaaacatatttcatCACTgtttaagattaaattatactATCACTTCAAAACtcacttaaatttattttgaataaattgtttttgtacaacaAATTGAAGTGTTGTAAAAGAAATCCCGTAACTGACTGAAAAGGAAAATCGGGATGTCCTCAACACGGCTACACTGctaaaattcaaatgaaaacgACAAAGTAAAAGTACCCAATCCATTGCCACTTTTCTTTCACACCAAAAACACAATAGCGAACAAAAACAGCAATGTATCCCAATATTTGGTTAAATACGAAAAATTGCCGTTTTGGTTGCGCGCGCATAATTTCTTATAAGCCAATCAGAGATACCTCAGAAAAGGGGCTTGGGATCAttacaatttaacttttacattCTTCTAATCAGTAAATGATTCTTATTTCCACGTGTTAAGGTTGATTTTcacatgtatttttatatctaaaggtcaatattatttagttattggTAGGCAATTGCAAAGGCAGGGCAACAAAACCTTCGTGGGCTATACTCAATCACGTAAATAGATGTACTGACTGACTCATCGGGTTGGGTAAAGATTTAGCTACACTAACAGGAACAGACAGTCCCGTCCGAAAAAAGTAACAACTTATGAGACCTCTTGAGATATGTaactgttttcatttttattatcaacttTAGATTTCTTcgataatctatatatataaaagaaagtcgtgttagttacactatttataactcaagaacggctaaatcgatttgactgaaaattggtgggcaggtagcttagaaccaggaaacggacatggataatttttacccgttttctatttttttttccgcgtggacggagtcgcgggtaaaagctagttactaatataaatacgaatgtttagatggatgtttgttagaaggtatctctgttTGTTGTAAGGTAAGGTTTTAAACCATTAATTTTGTGTACGACAGTTACGGAATAatcttttctaatttaatctGTTGTGACTAGATTTCtggaaagaaagaaaaccATTGTATTGAAACGCAGCAAAAATAATCTGTCAATCGGATAATTTATGCatgaaattacttaattttgtacagataagtttaattaaaaaaaatcttaagccATCTTTCTGTTTTGCAATTTCAATCTTAAATTGATTCCTTCACAATGAAgacagttttaattttgtcattatttcttatcatatgtaagtattttacgtatttttacCCTACTAGGAGAAGGGTAAGGAAGAAGGGTTTTTTCGCAggaatatattgttaaattaaactgaattaaggaattatatttacacatttcacTAGTCGATGAtatcatttattatctatgactttatttttagccgacttcaaaaagaaggaggttatcaattcgactgaatttttttttcttttttttatgtgtgttactgcgaatctccgcccctggtggtccgattttgataaaaattattttaatcgaaaggaagtgcttgcagatgggtcccatttttttgttttttttttttttatgtcaagtTTCAGGACCTTATTCTAATTTTGTACAATTCATTGTTTCTTTCGTGAAATATTCCAAAAACACATAAACTGTAAtgacaaaatgttttctttcgtTTGTTTAAGGACCCTTGTACACAAAGCAAAGTAAATCGTCGAAActtgggaaggggaagtaggtttggcggaagaggggacacataggaaggagaaatatactctttttgtacgtccccttctccgttgattaaaggtaggcaacgcatctgaatttgcggatgtctattaggtccttacatatgaaattggagttttgtatgggaggaacaaaaagtcgaatattttttaatataatatatttaattaatcaaagtatgaaccattattttctatgcacttttgccatctcataggtacttcattgatccctttactaaaaaa
This genomic stretch from Papilio machaon chromosome 29, ilPapMach1.1, whole genome shotgun sequence harbors:
- the LOC106716085 gene encoding transmembrane protein 26, with product MANVGKVLATIKAVITRLVFACHGIIAIWQVTVFKNSIEYWYLASPILLLIFEGVFTLTIKDNQEWKWFCPSVFIYLGLVVPAIWLLELHKVDLRLQKKANLTFIETGIPLPGATKIPTDMWVTLIEQFLMLTLIVGRWLLPKGDLTRDQLSQLLLVYIGTAADIIEFFDSFKDEKVATEKVLVLLTLAIWSWSLVQFTVVLTATKSRKTRGTAHRSDMNSSRACCCSIEVCAIIMNIALQDAPFLAFRLLIIAHYKIINYMNIFFTCKNTLVILLQIYRLYVLHLETVEEGNGSVYRKRRKHKTERKEHNKKRTHSKPRKHKKRHEIGETSVSVISDPRRQERVDGGRIRAIILTNTDEIKELELTNLFKDQVGIENEKKKGKKKKQKANSSEESLNNIHHTTDDSGI